One window of Corynebacterium accolens genomic DNA carries:
- a CDS encoding HNH endonuclease signature motif containing protein, giving the protein MRKTEYEFWTEQIPDLDSDFELVTQSLYRTTGVNEGRIGHILMALYRLEELPQLKELQHELYHLDLDRLIAINKSLNRLGNPTPEVIARIDEQLTAYLTPTRANQAMRTQAQIKRKINELINLEDDTLAVKKGPTQPRYTMENWGNNTTAMTLSADPSVMACVDKCIKETALKLDCSLADAAISLLTGNTEAPQVILNAYKATDVPNSPAFIESVGWLDPARSNALPYSKIREMNPDKEVKGYVTPPDMAAYLEGFDGTCRYPGCNRPATVCQKDHRINHADGGPTTPANLACLCQHHHNIKTDGRVFYVMDPHTRDIIWLFEDGTWTVTEPSGPLAEKNKNWVQTFAQTMTAHRARAYEEAHQAQEEAKTTPREED; this is encoded by the coding sequence ATGCGGAAGACTGAATACGAGTTCTGGACTGAACAGATCCCCGATCTCGATTCTGATTTCGAATTAGTCACCCAATCCCTCTACCGCACCACCGGAGTTAATGAAGGGCGAATCGGCCATATCCTGATGGCCCTGTACCGCCTGGAAGAGCTCCCGCAGCTGAAAGAGCTGCAACACGAGCTCTATCACTTAGATTTAGACCGCCTCATTGCCATCAATAAATCCCTTAACCGCCTGGGCAACCCGACCCCGGAGGTAATCGCGCGCATCGATGAGCAGCTCACCGCCTACCTCACTCCCACCCGCGCCAACCAGGCCATGCGGACGCAAGCGCAGATTAAAAGGAAGATTAATGAGCTCATCAACCTCGAAGATGACACCCTTGCGGTCAAGAAGGGGCCGACCCAGCCGCGCTACACCATGGAGAATTGGGGAAACAATACCACGGCGATGACGCTGAGCGCGGATCCCTCGGTGATGGCGTGCGTCGATAAGTGCATCAAGGAGACTGCGCTCAAGCTGGATTGCTCGCTTGCCGATGCCGCCATTTCCCTCCTCACCGGCAATACCGAAGCGCCCCAGGTCATCCTGAATGCCTACAAGGCAACCGATGTCCCCAACTCCCCCGCATTCATTGAATCCGTTGGGTGGCTCGACCCAGCGCGCTCCAACGCGCTGCCCTACTCCAAGATCCGGGAAATGAACCCGGATAAAGAGGTAAAGGGATACGTAACCCCGCCGGATATGGCAGCCTACCTCGAAGGATTCGACGGCACCTGCCGCTACCCAGGCTGCAACCGCCCTGCCACGGTGTGCCAAAAGGATCACCGCATCAACCACGCGGATGGCGGGCCGACGACTCCCGCAAACCTTGCCTGCCTGTGCCAGCACCACCACAACATAAAGACCGATGGCCGCGTCTTCTACGTCATGGACCCACACACCCGGGACATTATTTGGCTCTTCGAAGACGGCACCTGGACCGTCACCGAGCCTTCCGGCCCACTGGCAGAAAAGAATAAGAATTGGGTGCAAACTTTTGCACAAACCATGACCGCCCACCGCGCGCGAGCCTACGAGGAGGCCCACCAAGCACAGGAAGAAGCAAAAACCACCCCTAGGGAGGAGGATTAA
- a CDS encoding response regulator transcription factor — MADRTPTTATPPGRVLVVDDEQPLAQMVASYLIRAGFDTRQAHTGTQAVDEARRFSPDVVVLDLGLPELDGLEVCRRIRTFSDCYILMLTARGSEDDKISGLTLGADDYITKPFSIRELVTRVHAVLRRPRTSTTPPQVTTPLIVGDLILDPVAHQVRVGETTVELTRTEFELLVALALRPGQVLTRHDLVTEVWDTTWVGDERIVDVHIGNLRRKLGTDTRGRGFIDTVRGVGYRVGQP, encoded by the coding sequence ATGGCTGACCGCACACCGACCACCGCCACGCCCCCGGGGCGGGTGCTGGTCGTCGATGATGAACAACCCCTGGCTCAGATGGTGGCCTCCTACCTCATCAGGGCCGGCTTCGATACCCGCCAGGCTCACACCGGCACCCAGGCCGTGGACGAGGCTCGTCGCTTTTCCCCTGATGTTGTGGTGCTGGATCTGGGGCTGCCCGAACTCGACGGCCTGGAGGTGTGCCGACGGATCCGCACCTTCTCGGACTGCTACATCCTCATGCTCACCGCGCGTGGCAGCGAGGACGACAAGATCAGCGGTTTGACCTTGGGGGCGGATGACTACATCACCAAACCTTTTAGCATCCGGGAACTGGTGACCCGGGTGCATGCGGTGCTGCGCCGCCCGCGCACCAGCACCACCCCACCGCAGGTGACCACCCCCTTGATCGTTGGTGACCTCATCCTTGACCCCGTCGCCCATCAGGTGCGGGTGGGGGAGACGACCGTGGAGCTCACCCGCACGGAGTTCGAGCTGCTGGTTGCCCTGGCCCTGCGCCCCGGCCAGGTGCTGACCCGCCACGACCTGGTCACCGAGGTCTGGGACACCACCTGGGTCGGTGATGAACGCATCGTCGATGTCCACATCGGCAACTTGCGTCGCAAGCTCGGCACCGACACCCGGGGCCGGGGGTTTATCGACACCGTGCGTGGCGTGGGCTACCGGGTGGGGCAACCATGA
- a CDS encoding multicopper oxidase family protein has product MMNGFSRRQFLLGGLVLAGTGAVAACTSDPGPAASAPGSSLRPTPTPTALGEPTVRRTLTARPLSLDIGGIEAKTWGYVSDTGDAAIEATAGDVLQVDITNELPESTSIHWHGIALHNAADGVPGMTQDPIEPGESFSYVFEVPHSGTYFYHSHSGLQLDRGLHAPLIVRDPQDAEDQDVEWTIVLDDWVDGIQGTPDDELDKLTGMGSGHHNGKKGMGGHGQMMHGTPDRVLGGDAGDVMYPHYLINGRIPRAHRTFEARPGDKARLRFINSGGDTIFKVALGGHRMTVTHTDGFPVQPRETESIYLSMGERVDVEVILGDGIFPLTALAVGKDDRAFAVIRTAGGQAPHPDVDFPELSSTGLLLSSLKPADRALLPEDTPDREVSIDLGGQMMPYEWSILTDGQSSSATVQEGQRLRMVMRNRTMMPHPMHIHGHTWALPGSGGLRKDTVLLRHGETMIADLIADNPGEWAFHCHNAYHLETGMFSSLRYE; this is encoded by the coding sequence ATGATGAATGGATTTTCCCGACGACAGTTTCTGCTCGGCGGGCTCGTCCTCGCCGGCACCGGGGCCGTGGCCGCCTGCACCAGCGACCCTGGACCCGCTGCCTCGGCACCAGGTTCCTCTCTTCGCCCCACTCCCACCCCCACTGCGCTCGGTGAGCCGACGGTGCGCCGGACACTGACCGCCCGGCCCCTCTCTCTGGATATCGGCGGCATCGAAGCCAAGACGTGGGGATACGTCTCTGACACCGGGGATGCGGCCATTGAGGCCACCGCCGGCGACGTCCTCCAGGTCGATATCACCAATGAACTTCCTGAGAGCACCTCCATCCACTGGCATGGTATCGCACTCCACAACGCAGCCGACGGTGTGCCCGGCATGACCCAGGACCCCATTGAACCTGGCGAGTCTTTCTCCTATGTTTTTGAAGTCCCCCACAGTGGCACCTACTTCTACCATTCCCACTCCGGCCTGCAGCTTGATCGCGGCCTCCACGCCCCACTGATCGTCCGTGACCCGCAAGACGCTGAGGACCAGGACGTCGAGTGGACCATCGTGCTCGACGACTGGGTCGATGGCATTCAGGGCACTCCCGACGATGAGCTCGACAAGCTCACCGGAATGGGTTCAGGCCACCATAACGGGAAGAAGGGAATGGGAGGTCACGGCCAGATGATGCACGGCACCCCGGACCGGGTACTGGGCGGGGATGCCGGCGATGTGATGTATCCGCACTACCTCATCAACGGACGTATCCCCCGTGCTCACCGGACCTTCGAGGCTCGCCCGGGCGACAAGGCCCGCCTGCGGTTTATCAACTCCGGCGGTGACACCATCTTCAAGGTGGCCCTCGGTGGTCACCGCATGACCGTCACCCACACCGACGGCTTCCCCGTCCAGCCTCGGGAGACCGAATCGATCTACCTGTCGATGGGCGAGCGTGTCGACGTCGAGGTCATCCTCGGCGACGGCATCTTCCCGCTCACGGCTTTGGCGGTGGGTAAGGACGACCGCGCCTTCGCCGTCATCCGCACCGCCGGCGGCCAGGCCCCCCACCCCGATGTCGACTTCCCCGAGTTGTCGTCCACCGGACTGCTTCTGTCCTCCCTGAAGCCAGCAGACCGTGCACTCCTGCCCGAGGACACACCAGACCGAGAAGTCAGTATCGACCTGGGCGGGCAGATGATGCCGTATGAATGGAGCATTCTCACCGACGGCCAATCCTCCTCCGCGACCGTGCAGGAGGGCCAGCGCCTGCGGATGGTCATGCGCAACAGAACCATGATGCCCCATCCCATGCACATCCACGGCCACACGTGGGCGCTGCCCGGCAGCGGCGGGCTACGCAAGGACACCGTCCTTCTCCGCCACGGTGAAACCATGATCGCCGACCTGATCGCTGACAACCCCGGTGAGTGGGCATTTCACTGCCATAACGCCTATCACCTGGAAACCGGGATGTTCAGCTCGCTTCGCTACGAGTAA
- the bioB gene encoding biotin synthase BioB: MSIIDIAREKALEQGKGLNQEELLQVLQVPDSQLEEIADIAHQTRLKWCGPDVSVEGIISIKTGGCPEDCHFCSQSGLFESPVRAVRLNIPELVEAAQKTAKTGATEFCIVAAVKSPDDRLLDQVGEAIAAINDAVDIEISCSLGTLTREQAQRLKDMGAQRYNHNLETSRSYFPNVVTTHTWEERKKTLDYVREVGMEVCCGGIIGMGESLEQRAEFAAQLAEIDPCEVPMNFLDPRPGTPFADRPLVPLGEGLRAVAAFRLAMPSTTLRFAGGRELSLGDDGTERGLLGGINAIIAGNYLTTLGQEIEKDVDMLGRIDLPIKAL, from the coding sequence ATGAGCATCATCGACATCGCCCGTGAGAAAGCTCTGGAGCAAGGCAAAGGCCTTAACCAGGAAGAACTACTACAAGTACTGCAGGTTCCAGATTCCCAGCTGGAAGAAATTGCTGATATCGCCCACCAGACCCGCCTGAAGTGGTGCGGCCCGGACGTATCGGTGGAAGGCATTATCTCCATCAAGACCGGTGGTTGCCCAGAGGATTGCCACTTCTGTTCCCAGTCCGGCCTTTTTGAGTCCCCAGTGCGCGCAGTGCGCCTGAACATCCCTGAACTGGTGGAAGCGGCACAGAAGACCGCCAAGACCGGCGCTACCGAGTTCTGCATCGTCGCTGCGGTGAAGTCCCCGGATGACCGCCTGCTGGACCAGGTGGGCGAGGCCATCGCCGCCATTAATGATGCCGTTGACATCGAGATTTCCTGCTCCCTGGGCACCCTGACCCGCGAGCAGGCACAGCGCCTGAAGGACATGGGCGCACAGCGCTACAACCACAACCTGGAGACCTCCCGCTCCTACTTCCCCAACGTGGTCACTACCCACACCTGGGAAGAGCGCAAGAAGACCCTGGATTACGTGCGCGAGGTAGGCATGGAAGTCTGCTGTGGCGGCATCATCGGCATGGGCGAGTCCCTGGAGCAGCGCGCCGAGTTCGCAGCACAGCTGGCAGAGATCGATCCGTGCGAGGTTCCGATGAACTTCCTCGACCCTCGCCCGGGCACCCCGTTCGCTGATCGCCCGCTGGTTCCGCTGGGTGAGGGCCTGCGCGCCGTTGCTGCATTCCGCTTGGCGATGCCCTCCACCACCCTCCGCTTCGCTGGCGGCCGCGAGCTTTCGCTTGGCGATGACGGCACCGAGCGCGGTTTGCTCGGCGGCATCAACGCCATCATTGCCGGCAACTACTTGACCACCCTGGGTCAGGAAATCGAAAAGGATGTGGACATGCTGGGCCGCATCGATCTCCCGATCAAGGCTCTGTAG
- a CDS encoding CHY zinc finger protein produces MKIRGAIDAEGRCKHWHSPLDVVANKCATCGEYFACALCHAELTDHEFGPMLVDAPAALCGSCGLEMDYRLYSAVEACPECGHMFNPGCSAHAGIYFQVTA; encoded by the coding sequence ATGAAGATTCGCGGCGCGATTGATGCGGAGGGCCGGTGCAAGCATTGGCATTCCCCGCTCGACGTGGTGGCCAATAAGTGCGCGACCTGCGGCGAGTACTTCGCGTGCGCGCTGTGTCATGCGGAGCTGACGGATCATGAGTTTGGGCCCATGCTTGTCGATGCCCCCGCTGCGCTCTGCGGTTCCTGCGGCCTCGAGATGGATTACCGGCTGTATTCTGCTGTCGAGGCATGCCCGGAGTGTGGGCATATGTTTAATCCCGGCTGCAGTGCGCATGCCGGGATCTATTTTCAGGTCACCGCGTAA
- a CDS encoding ATP-binding protein, with amino-acid sequence MKWFPVVSVTGPRQSGKSTLLREMFPDLSYLNLEDPSIRRVAQEDPVGFLSSQRGPLIIDEAQYAPDLFSVVQLRSDEVGSPGQYILSGSQNFLLMESITQSLAGRVGISHLLPFGLMEARSISADLTVDEFMVRGGYPRLYQAQIPPEIYFENYVQTYLQRDVSGLLNVRNSDSFWRFIKVCALQAGNLINYSAIANEIDVSFQTVKNWVSVLESSFIIFSLPSHHSNPRKVLTKTAKLYFYDTGLLCHLLGISSPEELSVHPQSGAVCENMVVAETMKTHIHSGRKPDLRFYRDSSKREIDLLDFTGGDPKAYEIKASQTYHSKYTRHLATVGEELEIKPANRTVLYRGQHSFEANGAQVVPVEQYLKALD; translated from the coding sequence ATGAAATGGTTTCCAGTTGTTAGCGTGACGGGGCCGCGGCAGTCTGGGAAGTCGACCCTTCTGAGAGAAATGTTTCCGGACTTGTCATACCTCAATCTTGAGGATCCAAGTATCCGAAGGGTGGCACAAGAAGATCCTGTGGGTTTCCTTTCGAGCCAACGTGGACCGTTGATTATAGATGAGGCTCAATATGCACCGGATCTGTTTTCCGTTGTCCAACTTCGTTCGGATGAAGTGGGAAGCCCTGGGCAATATATCTTATCCGGATCGCAAAATTTCTTGCTTATGGAATCCATAACGCAATCGCTGGCGGGCCGCGTTGGGATCAGTCATCTGTTGCCCTTCGGCCTCATGGAAGCTCGCTCTATATCAGCTGATCTGACCGTTGATGAATTTATGGTTCGTGGTGGATATCCGCGCTTGTACCAGGCTCAAATTCCTCCGGAAATCTATTTTGAAAACTACGTGCAGACTTATCTCCAACGGGATGTGAGTGGGTTACTCAATGTTCGGAATAGTGATAGCTTTTGGCGATTCATTAAGGTCTGTGCGCTGCAAGCTGGAAACTTAATCAACTATTCCGCAATCGCAAATGAGATTGATGTTTCTTTCCAGACGGTAAAAAATTGGGTCTCAGTTCTGGAGTCTAGTTTCATCATATTTTCTTTACCCAGCCACCATTCCAATCCCCGGAAGGTGCTTACTAAGACCGCGAAGTTGTATTTCTATGATACTGGCCTGTTGTGCCACCTTCTTGGTATTTCTTCACCAGAAGAACTTTCTGTGCATCCACAGTCAGGTGCAGTGTGTGAAAATATGGTGGTAGCAGAAACCATGAAAACGCATATTCACTCTGGTCGCAAGCCGGATCTACGGTTCTATCGGGATAGTTCTAAAAGAGAAATCGACCTATTGGATTTTACGGGCGGCGATCCTAAGGCTTATGAAATCAAGGCATCGCAGACCTATCATTCCAAATACACGCGTCATCTCGCGACTGTAGGTGAAGAGCTGGAGATCAAACCCGCAAACCGCACAGTGCTATACCGCGGCCAGCATTCCTTCGAAGCGAATGGTGCGCAGGTAGTCCCCGTTGAGCAGTACTTGAAGGCGCTTGATTAG
- a CDS encoding integrase core domain-containing protein — MLWLKTLTAPHKNELVHTRRWNDVVEVEIATFEWVSWWNETRLHQSLGYRTPVEVETEFWKQNPPQAIIEIKANA, encoded by the coding sequence ATGCTCTGGCTGAAAACGTTAACGGCCCCTCATAAGAACGAGCTAGTCCATACTCGCAGGTGGAATGACGTTGTAGAGGTAGAAATTGCGACATTCGAGTGGGTGTCATGGTGGAACGAGACTAGGCTCCACCAAAGCTTGGGATACCGAACCCCGGTCGAAGTGGAAACCGAGTTTTGGAAGCAGAACCCGCCACAGGCAATAATAGAAATCAAGGCAAATGCCTAG
- a CDS encoding sensor histidine kinase, with translation MNHGPGLTFRFLAAQVLVVVISLLVAAAVATTVGPTLFHDHMLMTGQEDPSLELFHAEQAYRGANLITLAVALPSALISALLASLWLSRRLRTPLQDLTRAATSLTAGNSRIRVPAGKAGPEVTTLAHAFNTMADRLEHTEQVRRQMLSDLAHEMGTPLSVLTVYLDGLQDGVVDWNNATHTIMADQLTRLTRLMEDIDDVSRAQEHRIDLDLAEEGLGDLLHTAAAAAGEAYADKGVDLQIETITHTARALVDRQRFGQVMSNLLSNALRHTPAGGQVRISVHRQGASTALIHVADDGEGIPPDQLRYIFERFYRGDAARSRDDGGAGIGLTISKALIEAHGGTLTATSPGPGRGAVFALRLPLSPPDSEEAAR, from the coding sequence ATGAATCACGGACCCGGCCTGACCTTCCGCTTCCTGGCCGCCCAGGTGTTGGTCGTGGTGATTAGCCTGCTGGTGGCCGCGGCCGTGGCCACGACGGTGGGTCCGACCCTGTTCCATGATCATATGTTGATGACCGGCCAGGAGGACCCCTCGCTGGAGCTGTTCCATGCCGAGCAGGCCTACCGGGGCGCCAACCTGATCACCCTGGCCGTCGCCCTGCCCAGCGCCTTGATCAGCGCCCTGCTGGCCAGCCTGTGGTTATCGCGTCGTCTGCGCACCCCCCTGCAGGATCTCACCCGCGCCGCTACCAGCCTGACGGCCGGCAACTCCCGTATCCGCGTGCCCGCCGGAAAAGCAGGCCCCGAGGTCACCACCCTGGCGCATGCCTTCAACACCATGGCCGATCGGCTGGAACACACCGAACAGGTCCGCCGCCAGATGCTCTCTGATCTGGCCCACGAAATGGGCACCCCCTTATCGGTGCTCACGGTCTACCTCGATGGTCTCCAGGACGGGGTCGTGGACTGGAATAATGCCACCCACACGATCATGGCTGACCAACTCACCCGCCTGACCCGGTTGATGGAAGACATCGACGATGTCTCCCGGGCCCAGGAACACCGGATCGATTTGGACCTGGCGGAGGAAGGGCTCGGGGATCTGCTCCATACCGCCGCTGCTGCCGCGGGGGAAGCTTATGCTGACAAAGGCGTCGATTTACAGATCGAGACCATTACACACACCGCCCGGGCGCTCGTGGACCGGCAACGCTTCGGCCAGGTGATGAGCAATCTCCTTTCGAACGCGCTACGACACACCCCGGCCGGCGGGCAGGTCCGGATCAGCGTCCACCGACAGGGGGCGTCCACCGCACTCATCCACGTCGCCGATGACGGCGAGGGCATCCCGCCTGACCAGCTCAGATACATCTTCGAACGCTTCTACCGGGGGGATGCCGCCCGCAGCCGGGACGACGGCGGGGCCGGTATCGGTCTGACCATCTCCAAGGCATTGATCGAGGCCCACGGCGGCACTCTCACCGCCACCTCCCCCGGACCCGGTCGCGGAGCGGTGTTTGCCCTCCGCCTCCCGCTGTCCCCTCCCGACAGTGAGGAGGCTGCTCGGTGA
- a CDS encoding CueP family metal-binding protein — MKRAAIAAAALALALTGCSAADPEPTADGTVSRDTFLTTYGLAAMDAVEIIDHLDRQKVTERPTDLIASVRADELLLSSDDQEVVVDLPDNQTYVSIAPYLTSTHDCFYHSLTTCLGELDNEDIQITITDEATGEVLVDEATTTFDNGFIGFWLPDDATGLIEVSYQGRTGTAEFSTADDGATCVTDLHLT; from the coding sequence GTGAAACGAGCAGCGATCGCAGCCGCCGCCCTTGCCCTCGCCCTCACGGGGTGTTCGGCCGCCGACCCGGAACCCACCGCCGACGGGACGGTGTCCCGGGATACATTCCTGACTACCTATGGCCTGGCCGCCATGGACGCGGTGGAGATCATTGATCACCTCGACCGGCAGAAGGTCACTGAGCGTCCCACGGATCTGATCGCTTCAGTGCGTGCCGATGAACTGCTGCTCTCGAGCGATGACCAGGAAGTCGTGGTCGATCTTCCCGACAATCAGACGTATGTCTCGATCGCGCCCTATCTCACCTCCACCCACGACTGCTTCTACCACAGCCTCACGACCTGCCTGGGGGAACTCGACAATGAGGATATCCAGATCACGATCACCGATGAGGCGACCGGTGAGGTGCTGGTGGACGAGGCGACAACCACCTTCGACAACGGGTTTATTGGCTTCTGGCTTCCCGATGATGCCACCGGCCTGATTGAGGTCAGCTACCAGGGGCGTACCGGCACCGCGGAGTTTTCCACCGCCGACGATGGTGCCACCTGTGTCACAGACCTGCACCTGACGTGA
- a CDS encoding M20/M25/M40 family metallo-hydrolase — MTLYDDTLELLQELIRNACVNDLTPDSGFEVRNADTLENFFAGEDVSIERFESHPGRVSIVVTVPGDPAKEPLTLMGHTDVVPVDEPKWTKPPFEALIEDGKLYGRGSVDMLFITATMAAVTREVARAGNPGGTLAFVGMADEEARGGLGVRWMAENHPDAFSWKNCLSETGGSHLPGAVGFNVGEKGAGQRRLHVTGDAGHGSTPYGKDFAIVKIGEVARRIAEAEPPTASNEIWEGFVRTFKFDPETEKELIDGTGDYTKFGNLDAYAHAFSHTTIAETVLRAGGAINVLPSHAYLEMDIRPFPGQTQEDLDDFLRSALGDLADEVEIEHLITEDATQSSTDTELWRTIEATAKEFFPDKDVVPVHATGGSDLRFARRKGGNAYGFAMHAEGRDMASANSQLHSHDEHLYLEDLDLTVRAYHSLVNRFLGLTQ, encoded by the coding sequence ATGACGCTTTACGATGACACCCTCGAACTCCTCCAAGAACTCATCCGCAATGCTTGCGTAAACGACCTCACCCCGGATTCCGGCTTTGAGGTGCGCAATGCCGATACGCTAGAGAACTTTTTTGCCGGTGAAGACGTCTCCATCGAGCGCTTTGAATCCCACCCGGGACGCGTGTCCATCGTGGTGACCGTCCCCGGCGATCCCGCCAAGGAGCCCCTCACCCTTATGGGGCATACCGATGTCGTCCCCGTCGACGAACCCAAGTGGACTAAGCCGCCCTTCGAGGCACTCATTGAAGACGGCAAGCTCTACGGCCGCGGTTCCGTAGACATGCTCTTTATTACCGCCACCATGGCCGCCGTCACCCGCGAGGTAGCGCGCGCCGGCAACCCCGGCGGAACGCTCGCCTTCGTGGGCATGGCCGATGAAGAGGCCCGCGGTGGCCTGGGCGTGCGGTGGATGGCAGAAAACCACCCCGATGCCTTCTCTTGGAAGAACTGCCTCTCCGAGACCGGCGGTAGCCACCTGCCCGGCGCGGTGGGCTTCAACGTGGGCGAAAAGGGTGCTGGCCAGCGCCGCCTCCACGTCACCGGCGATGCCGGGCACGGCTCGACGCCCTACGGCAAGGACTTTGCCATCGTAAAGATTGGCGAGGTCGCCCGCCGCATCGCCGAGGCCGAGCCACCCACAGCCTCCAACGAGATCTGGGAGGGCTTCGTCCGCACCTTCAAGTTCGACCCTGAGACCGAAAAAGAGCTTATCGATGGCACCGGTGACTACACCAAGTTTGGCAACCTCGATGCCTACGCCCACGCCTTTAGCCACACCACCATCGCCGAGACCGTCCTGCGCGCAGGCGGGGCCATCAACGTGCTGCCTTCCCACGCCTACCTCGAGATGGATATCCGGCCCTTCCCGGGGCAAACCCAGGAAGACTTGGACGATTTCCTCCGCAGCGCACTGGGCGATCTCGCCGATGAGGTAGAAATCGAGCACCTCATTACCGAAGACGCCACCCAGTCCTCCACCGATACCGAGCTCTGGCGCACCATCGAGGCCACCGCCAAGGAGTTCTTCCCCGATAAAGACGTCGTGCCCGTCCACGCCACCGGTGGCTCCGACCTCCGCTTCGCTCGCCGCAAGGGCGGCAATGCCTATGGCTTTGCGATGCACGCCGAGGGCCGCGATATGGCCAGCGCCAACTCGCAATTACACAGCCACGACGAGCACCTCTACCTCGAGGACCTCGATCTCACCGTGCGCGCCTACCACAGCTTGGTCAACCGCTTTTTGGGTCTGACCCAGTAG
- a CDS encoding LURP-one-related/scramblase family protein — protein sequence MMQNLFTLNELVISQTKSLLKDRFMISDVNGTPVGTIVQSTSLKEMVFKPSRSLEVALTDAEGNPQQTVMTISDPPNFLRDTYEVHLPGIEQPMAVITKRFSMFKTKMKLTMEGFADVEVHGDFWDWNLTITSQDRQLADVSNKWTGMGNYFMGKNTYLLRIAPDLNEQQHAAIIGAVMSMDMLRTKKQKNSN from the coding sequence ATGATGCAAAACTTATTCACGCTCAACGAGCTGGTTATTTCCCAGACCAAGTCCCTCCTCAAGGATCGATTCATGATTTCTGATGTCAACGGGACCCCAGTGGGCACCATCGTGCAATCCACCAGCCTTAAGGAAATGGTGTTTAAACCCTCCCGTAGCTTGGAGGTCGCACTCACGGATGCCGAAGGCAACCCCCAACAAACAGTCATGACGATCTCGGATCCGCCGAATTTTTTGCGGGATACCTACGAAGTACACCTACCGGGAATTGAACAGCCCATGGCCGTTATCACCAAGCGCTTCTCCATGTTCAAAACCAAGATGAAATTAACAATGGAGGGCTTTGCCGACGTCGAAGTGCACGGCGATTTCTGGGATTGGAACCTCACCATCACCTCCCAGGATCGCCAGCTTGCCGATGTCTCCAATAAGTGGACCGGCATGGGCAACTACTTCATGGGTAAAAACACGTATCTCCTGCGGATCGCGCCAGACCTCAACGAGCAACAACACGCAGCCATCATCGGCGCCGTAATGAGCATGGACATGCTGCGCACGAAAAAGCAGAAAAACAGCAACTAG
- a CDS encoding DDE-type integrase/transposase/recombinase produces MWHALRRDGIDIGREQTARLMRLAGVSGKGTGGSPITIRKANVPDLRPDLVEREFKAQGPNKLWVADITYVRTRKGFVYTAFVTDVYSRRIVGWALSDSMRTEALPLQALNQATQECEGNNRSHSPFGSRLAVRQRCLQPAPFPAWHCRFHWDCR; encoded by the coding sequence ATGTGGCATGCTCTTCGCCGTGACGGAATCGATATCGGGCGTGAACAAACCGCCCGACTGATGCGCCTGGCTGGCGTTTCTGGCAAAGGCACAGGCGGATCACCAATCACAATCCGAAAAGCTAACGTGCCTGATTTGCGCCCAGATTTGGTCGAGCGTGAATTTAAAGCTCAAGGCCCGAATAAACTGTGGGTGGCTGACATTACCTATGTACGGACACGAAAAGGATTCGTCTACACCGCGTTTGTCACCGACGTCTACTCCCGGCGGATCGTCGGGTGGGCGCTGTCAGATTCGATGCGGACCGAAGCTTTGCCGCTGCAAGCACTCAACCAAGCGACCCAAGAGTGCGAGGGAAACAACAGGTCTCATTCACCATTCGGATCACGGCTCGCAGTACGTCAGCGTTGTCTACAACCAGCGCCTTTCCCAGCATGGCATTGCCGCTTCCACTGGGACTGTCGGTGA